A DNA window from Onthophagus taurus isolate NC chromosome 1, IU_Otau_3.0, whole genome shotgun sequence contains the following coding sequences:
- the LOC111420542 gene encoding prolactin-releasing peptide receptor-like: MIINNDDDSSKNDLINNIWIQIVFYFLYAVIFFLGLFGNLLVCYIVYSNKAMQTVTNLFITNLALSDILLCAFAVPFTPLYTFIGKWVFGKVICHLLAYAQATSVYVSTLTLTVIAIDRFFVILHPLRQRMKLSTCFTILLGIWIFSMLVTLPYGICMQVKIHDGREVCEEDWSLEYIEKAFGFSTLVMQFIIPFIIITYCYMRISKRLNQRAKSKPGTKSARREEADREKKKRTNRMLIAMVTIFGICWFPLNIVNFVNDLYHELFGDFFHLFFFLAHSMAVSSTCYNPFLYAWLNENFRKEFKQVLPCILRNTASRYCNGDEHTLDTLLHSTVITSPVKHLEPREPIAERIPQTQEYNL; encoded by the coding sequence ATGATTATTAACAACGATGATGACTCCTCAAAAAATGatcttataaataatatatggaTACAAATTGTGTTCTATTTTCTATACGCCGTAATTTTCTTCTTAGGATTATTTGGAAATTTACTCGTTTGTTACATAGTTTATTCAAACAAAGCTATGCAAACGGTAACAAATTTGTTCATAACGAATTTAGCTCTATCCGATATTTTATTATGCGCTTTCGCAGTACCTTTTACGCCTTTGTACACGTTTATTGGAAAATGGGTTTTTGGAAAAgttatttgccatttattaGCTTACGCGCAAGCAACAAGCGTTTACGTTTCCACGTTAACTTTAACTGTTATAGCTATAGATaggttttttgtaattttacacCCATTAAGACAGCGTATGAAATTATCAACTTGTTTCACTATCTTGTTAGGAATTTGGATATTTTCAATGTTAGTGACTTTACCGTACGGAATTTGTATGCAAGTTAAAATTCATGATGGCCGAGAAGTTTGCGAAGAAGATTGGTCATTAGAATACATTGAAAaggcatttggtttttctacTTTAGTAATGCAATTTATAATTccatttataattataacttATTGTTATATGAGGATATCGAAACGTTTAAATCAAAGAGCAAAGTCTAAACCCGGTACAAAAAGTGCTAGGCGCGAAGAAGCtgatagagaaaaaaagaaacgaacaAATCGAATGTTAATTGCAATGGTAACAATTTTTGGAATCTGTTGGTTTCCTTTAAACATTGTAAATTTCGTCAATGATCTTTACCACGAATTATTCGgagacttttttcatttatttttctttttggccCATTCAATGGCCGTTTCGTCAACCTGTTACAATCCATTTTTATACGCGTGGCTTAacgaaaattttcgaaaagaatttaaacaaGTACTGCCTTGCATCTTGAGGAATACAGCTAGTAGATATTGCAATGGAGACGAGCACACTTTAGACACGCTACTCCACTCCACCGTCATTACTTCGCCTGTCAAACACTTGGAACCAAGAGAACCGATCGCTGAACGGATACCGCAAACACAAGAGTATAACTTGTAA